Within the Leptotrichia sp. oral taxon 498 genome, the region ATAAATCCACCAACTACAATAAATGGTTCTTTTTCTAAAAGCGCCACGCTTAACATTGAGCTTGTAGTTGTCTTTCCATGAGTTCCAGCAACTGCAATTCCATCAAAACGGTTCATTATTTCAGCCAGCAATTCCCCTCTTTTTATTTTTTTTATGTTGTTTTCAACGATATATTTATATTCGGGATTGGTTTCTCTTATTGCTGTCGAATAGACAAATAAGTCAATCCCCTTGTCTTTTACATTTTCTTCAACTTGTCCAATATAAACTTTTATTCCCAAATCTTCCATATCTTTAGTTACAGGTTTTCTCACTAAATCTGAACCTGCCACATTGAATCCGTCGGCTGCAAGTATTCTTGCAAGTCCGCTCATTCCAACTCCATTTATTCCACTAAAATATATATTATTTACTTTTGTCAACATTTTATTTCCTCCATTTTTTATAGTCCCATTTCTTTTATTATTAATTCTGACGCATTTCCTTTTTTCAAATTTTTTATATTTCCACTCATAAATTCCAAAGTTGTCTTTTGTTTTACAAGTGACAACGCTTCGTCAATAGCTTCTTCCACAGTTTCATTCGTAAAAATTTTAGCTGCGTTTTCAAATTCCAAGACATCTGCATTTTCTTTTTGCCCAACAAAATCATAGGGTATCAGAATTGACGGTTTTTCCAACTCAATCAATTCTGAAATTGTCGAAGCACCAGCCCGGCAAATGACTAAATCACACGCTGCCATTAACTGCGGTACATTTTCAAAATAAGGTTTTACGACAGCTTTTCCAAAATCTCTCATTCTGTAAGTTGCTTCCTCAAAATTATCTTTTCCAGTTGCCCAAAATAATTTTAACTTTGTGTCAGCCATTATCTTTTTCCATTTTTTGGAAACCGCTTCATTTATATTTTTTGCTCCAAGACTCCCACCAATGATAAGTATTCCATGCTCATCATCCTCTATTCCCAGTTTTTTTCTCTCTTCTTTTTTATTTTTTGTATAAAACTCTTCTCTAAGTGGATTTCCAGTTACAACAAATTTAGACTTTTGATTTTCTTTTACACTGTCTATCGTATTTTTAAATGCGACAAATACTTTTTTGGCACCTTTGTAAAACCATCTGTTAGCTTGTCCCATCGTGTGATTTTGCTCCTGCAAGTAATATGGAATCTTTAAAACATTTGCAGCTACTAAAACTGGAATTGTAATATAATTTCCAAATCCAATTATCTTTTGCGGCTTTTCTTTTTTTAATAACTTTATTGTGCTAAAAATCGCTTTTAACATCTTAATTCCAGATTTCACTGAATTTAACGGCAACACATCAAGTCCAATAAATCTAAAATTTTCACGAGGGACTATTTCTTTTTCCATTCTATGCTTTGTCCCTATGAATAAAATATCTATATTTTTTTTTCTCATTTCTTTTGCTATAGCGAGAGCTGGATAAATATGCCCACCTGTACCACCGGTGGTAAATACTACTTTTTCCATTTTCTTTCCTTTCATTTTCAAAAATTTTTTTACATCATATATTCCACTTCATTAATTTCGTCCAATTCATCGCCCATCTCCTGCTTATAGAGCGCCCTTATGACATTGTAAACTATTCCTAATGCAAACATGCTGACAAATATGGAACTTCCGCCATAACTCATAAGTGGCAACGAGATTCCAGTTGAAGGAAGCATATTAGTTGCAACAGTAATATTCCCCAATATCTGTGTTGCAAACATCACAAAAATTCCGATAAGCAAATATTTTGCAAACATATCTTTAATTTTAAAGGCGACCATCAAAATTATAGCAAGTAAAAATACATAGACTAAAATTAAAAACAAAACCCCTATAAATCCATTTTCTTCAGCAAATCCAGAAAGTATGTAGTCCGTGTGAATCTCAGGAAGAAATTTATATTTTTGAAATCCATTTCCATAACCTCTTCCTGTTAATTTCCCACTTCCTATCGCTATTAATGACTGCTGTACCTGAAAAGGAATTACTTGAGTATTTTTGTGACCTTCTATTCTATCAACTCTATATTTATCTCTCATTAATAAAATATTTCCGAGAATCACTAAAAATAAGGATATTATCGAAAAAATTGGTAAATTAATGCCCGAAATAAATAACATTAAAATTCCAATAGCTGCAACTTGAATCATACTCGTATATGATTTTTCTGCAAAAATAAGAAACGAATAAACCCCTGTTACTCCTAAAATTATAAGTGCCGAAATCCAAGGTTTTGTAGCTATCATATTTTTCTTTTTTAACCGCTCAACTAACACAGAAACAACTATAATTATTATTAACTTGGAAAATTCTGACGGCTGTATTCTAAATCCCAACAAATCAATCCAACGAACCGCTCCCTTTGACTTGCTTCCAAAAAGCAATACCGCTATAAGCCCTATTATTCCTATTATATAAAGAGCTGAAAAAATCTTAATTTCCTTATATCTCTTGTAGTTCATCATAGCCGCAAAAGAAAAGCAAGCCAAACCGCCGATCATCCAAAGCATCTGTTTATATAAATAATAAAAATCTGACTGACCTTTTGGTACAATTGGATAACTGACACTCGCCATCGTCAAAAGGCTCATCGCCAAAAGAAATAAAATAACTATTATAAATGCTGTCCCTAAAAATTTTTTATTTTTAAACAATTTATTTTCTCCTATTTTTTATTTTCCTAAAATTTTTACAGTCAATTCTTTAAAAACTTTTCCCCTGTGCTCAAAACTTTTGAATTGGCAAAAACTTGAAGTTGCTGGAGAAAAAAGTACAGTCTGATTTTTTTCAAAATCTAAATTTTCTTTTAAATCCAAAAGTACATTTTCAACAGTTTTCAAATTTTTGTAGTTTTTGTAATTGACTTTTTCCATATCATCTATCAAAATTTGTGCATTATCCCCAATTAAATAAACAAAGTCCACCTTTTTACTAACTTCTTTTATAAGTGGCATATTATCAATTTTTTTATCATCTCCACCTAAAATCATCACAATTTTGTTATCAAAAGAATCTATCGCTTTTAAAGTAGATTCCACATTTGTCCCTTTTGAATCGTTGATAAAAGCTGTATTCCCTTTTGTAAAAAAATTCTCAAGTCTGTGTTCAAGCGGTGCTGTAGATTTCAAAAACTCAGAGATTTTTTCATTTGAAACATTCAAGATTTTTGCAGCCAAAATTAGAAACAGCATATTTTCCAAATTATGTTTTCCTTTTAGCGACATTTCACCAACATTCATCAAAAGTTCAGAATTTTTTTCGACATATTCATCGGAAATATTATTTTCATCAACTTTTTTAGTCAAATCCCTCATAATGCGAATATTATTTTTATATATAAACGCTGTCCCCTTTGTCTCTTTGCTTAAATAAACTTTTTCTGCTCTTATTTTATCTTTTAAATTTTCTCTTTTTTCACAAAGTTCAAAAAATTCTGCATCGTCCAAATTTATAATTGCGAAATCATCAGCTGTCTGTTTCGTAAAAATATCAAATTTTGTCGAATAATAATCTTCCAATGTGGCATATCTTGTCAAATGATCTGGCGTTAAATTTATAATTCCAGCAATATGTGAGTGAATTTGTGGATTATTTTCCAGCTGATAGCTGCTTAACTCCAAAACTACATAATCTAGCGGTGTTTCATCCGCCACAAGCTTTGCAAATGAAAAGCCGGCGTTTCCAGCAAGTTTTGCTCTAAATCCTGCAAAATTCAAAAGCTCTGCCATTTTTGTACAAGTTGTTGTCTTTCCATTTGTCCCCGTAAATGAAATTATTTTTATATTTTTGTTAACATATTTATACGCCAAATCAATTTCTGAAATTATTTTTATATCTTTTTCTTTTGCAACCTTTAAAAGTTGTGCTTTCCAAGGTATTCCTGGACTTTTTACAACAAACTCTATATCTTCTTCATTTAA harbors:
- the murG gene encoding undecaprenyldiphospho-muramoylpentapeptide beta-N-acetylglucosaminyltransferase; the encoded protein is MEKVVFTTGGTGGHIYPALAIAKEMRKKNIDILFIGTKHRMEKEIVPRENFRFIGLDVLPLNSVKSGIKMLKAIFSTIKLLKKEKPQKIIGFGNYITIPVLVAANVLKIPYYLQEQNHTMGQANRWFYKGAKKVFVAFKNTIDSVKENQKSKFVVTGNPLREEFYTKNKKEERKKLGIEDDEHGILIIGGSLGAKNINEAVSKKWKKIMADTKLKLFWATGKDNFEEATYRMRDFGKAVVKPYFENVPQLMAACDLVICRAGASTISELIELEKPSILIPYDFVGQKENADVLEFENAAKIFTNETVEEAIDEALSLVKQKTTLEFMSGNIKNLKKGNASELIIKEMGL
- a CDS encoding FtsW/RodA/SpoVE family cell cycle protein — its product is MFKNKKFLGTAFIIVILFLLAMSLLTMASVSYPIVPKGQSDFYYLYKQMLWMIGGLACFSFAAMMNYKRYKEIKIFSALYIIGIIGLIAVLLFGSKSKGAVRWIDLLGFRIQPSEFSKLIIIIVVSVLVERLKKKNMIATKPWISALIILGVTGVYSFLIFAEKSYTSMIQVAAIGILMLFISGINLPIFSIISLFLVILGNILLMRDKYRVDRIEGHKNTQVIPFQVQQSLIAIGSGKLTGRGYGNGFQKYKFLPEIHTDYILSGFAEENGFIGVLFLILVYVFLLAIILMVAFKIKDMFAKYLLIGIFVMFATQILGNITVATNMLPSTGISLPLMSYGGSSIFVSMFALGIVYNVIRALYKQEMGDELDEINEVEYMM
- the murD gene encoding UDP-N-acetylmuramoyl-L-alanine--D-glutamate ligase produces the protein MDKAIVFGAGLSGHGAKELLEKKGYKVYLVDDKVALSSEEGIKILNEEDIEFVVKSPGIPWKAQLLKVAKEKDIKIISEIDLAYKYVNKNIKIISFTGTNGKTTTCTKMAELLNFAGFRAKLAGNAGFSFAKLVADETPLDYVVLELSSYQLENNPQIHSHIAGIINLTPDHLTRYATLEDYYSTKFDIFTKQTADDFAIINLDDAEFFELCEKRENLKDKIRAEKVYLSKETKGTAFIYKNNIRIMRDLTKKVDENNISDEYVEKNSELLMNVGEMSLKGKHNLENMLFLILAAKILNVSNEKISEFLKSTAPLEHRLENFFTKGNTAFINDSKGTNVESTLKAIDSFDNKIVMILGGDDKKIDNMPLIKEVSKKVDFVYLIGDNAQILIDDMEKVNYKNYKNLKTVENVLLDLKENLDFEKNQTVLFSPATSSFCQFKSFEHRGKVFKELTVKILGK